AGTGTAGAGGAGATTGTATCATTTTTCGCGAAGCAGTTCGCCTACCAGCAAAACTCGGCCGCTGATCGATTCGATTTCCCAAGATGTATCCTTTACGGCCCGCCGCGAGGAGGAATCGCAGTTGATGCTACTTCCTAGTTCGATCGACACGGCGGAGTGCGAGGAGTATGTCGAATTGCCCGCAATTGAGCATTCCCCATTTGCGTTGAATCCGAAATCTCCGGTATCGTCGAACCAAAAAACTTGGCAAAATATCGCCGTCCAAGTTCGTCGATTCTCATTCCTCGTTCATCGTTTCCTGCCATGCCTCGCCTCGCGCCGCCACGTCAATTCTTGCGTAACTGCCGCCGGGTCGGCCGCCGTCTAAAAGTCGCCGATTCGACAGGAGTCGAACTGACGGGCAGCCAATTGCTGGTGCGTACTCTGATCTTGCGCCGCTTACTGCTGCGCGAAGTGCTGTCGCCCGCTGAAAAATACGTCGGCCTCATTCTCCCGCCGTCGGCCGGCGGCGTCGTCGCCAACATCGCCTTGCCGCTGGCCGGCCGCATCGGCGTAAACTTGAACTACACCGCCGCCTCCGCGGTGATCAACAACTGCATCGAGCAATGCGACATTCGCCATATTCTCACGAGTCGCCGGCTGATGGAGCGCATGAAGCTCGACCTCAAAGCCGATCTTGTCTATCTCGACGATTTCAAGGACAAGGTGACGCTTGCGGACAAAATCGCTGCCGCGCTACAGTCGAAGCTGCCGATCGGCATGTTGGAACGCCGGCTGGGCATCGACCACCTGCAACCCGACGATCTGCTGACGATCATTTTTACATCCGGTTCGACGGGCGATCCTAAAGGAGTGATGCTTTCGCAAGACAACGTCGCTTCACAAATCGAATCGATCAACGACGCGGTTCATCTGCGGCCGGACGACGCGGCAATGGGCGTCTTGCCGTTTTTCCACAGCTACGGCTACACGGCGACGATGTGGACCGTGTTGGCGCTGGCACCTAAAGGGGTCTATCATTTCGACCCGCGCGACGCGCAGCAAATTGGCAAGCTGTGCGCAAAGCACCGCGTGACCGTGTTCATGGCGACGCCGACGTTCTTGCGGATCTATCTCCGCCGCGTGCAACCTGCCGACTTTGGCTCGCTCGAAGTGGTGTTCGCCTCGGCGGAAAAGTTGCCGAAAGAATTGAGCGACGCCTTCGAAACCAAGTTCGGCATGCGGCCCTACGAGGCCTATGGCTGCACCGAAATGTCGCCGCTGGTGGCGGTGAACGTCCCGCCGAGCCGCGCTCGAAACCCGCAGATCCCCAGCGCCCGCGAAGGTACGGTTGGCAAACCCATTCTGAACGTTCAAGCCAAAATTGTCGATCTCGAAACCGGCGCAGACTTGCCCCTTGTCGAGCTGCGCGCATCGTCAAGCGGTGAGTCGGGAGCGGTTGCAACCGGCGAACCTGGCCTTCTGCTTGTCACCGGCCCAAACGTGATGAAAGGCTACTTCAATCGTCCCGACCTAACAGCACCTGTCATTCGCGACGGCTGGTATGTAACCGGCGATGTGGCAAGGATCGACGCCGACGGGTTCATTCAAATCACCGACCGCCAAAGCCGTTTCTCGAAAATTGGCGGCGAAATGATTCCGCATATCAAAATCGAGGAAGCAATCCAGCAAGCCTTGTCTGCCGAAGACGGCACGTTGCAGGCCGTCGTCACCGCCATCCCTGATCCCTTCCGCGGCGAACGGCTCGTCGTCGTACATCTGGCTCTTTCAAAAACTCCCGAACAACTCTGCCGCGACCTGGCCAACGCCGGTCTTCCGAACATTTGGATCCCGTCGGCCGACAGCTTCTGCCAGGTCGAAGAAATCCCCATCCTAGGCAGCGGCAAGCTCGATTTGCGGGCGTTGAAGGAGCTAGCGCTGAATAAGTTTGCTCCTGCCAGCGCGTGACCCATCAAGGCTCATGGCGCAGAAAATACGAAAACGTCCCCAACAGATCGTCTCGC
The Pirellulales bacterium genome window above contains:
- a CDS encoding AMP-binding protein produces the protein MPRLAPPRQFLRNCRRVGRRLKVADSTGVELTGSQLLVRTLILRRLLLREVLSPAEKYVGLILPPSAGGVVANIALPLAGRIGVNLNYTAASAVINNCIEQCDIRHILTSRRLMERMKLDLKADLVYLDDFKDKVTLADKIAAALQSKLPIGMLERRLGIDHLQPDDLLTIIFTSGSTGDPKGVMLSQDNVASQIESINDAVHLRPDDAAMGVLPFFHSYGYTATMWTVLALAPKGVYHFDPRDAQQIGKLCAKHRVTVFMATPTFLRIYLRRVQPADFGSLEVVFASAEKLPKELSDAFETKFGMRPYEAYGCTEMSPLVAVNVPPSRARNPQIPSAREGTVGKPILNVQAKIVDLETGADLPLVELRASSSGESGAVATGEPGLLLVTGPNVMKGYFNRPDLTAPVIRDGWYVTGDVARIDADGFIQITDRQSRFSKIGGEMIPHIKIEEAIQQALSAEDGTLQAVVTAIPDPFRGERLVVVHLALSKTPEQLCRDLANAGLPNIWIPSADSFCQVEEIPILGSGKLDLRALKELALNKFAPASA